In the genome of Priestia filamentosa, the window ATTTTATGTTAAAGGAGGGAACCGTATGGAGAAGTTGTCAGCTCAACAAAGAGAGAAAATCTTTGAGGAAGAACTATATACCTTAGAAACTAAAAGCTATATTACATCTGCACAACATGATGCAGTTCTTGCTTCTTACAGGCGCTATCAAGATGATGAAAAAACTAAACAGGTTATGAAAATAAAAACCACTTCACACATAGAAGAAAAAGAACCAGAAAAAGAAGAACCTATTGTAAAGACCAAAGAACCGAAAACACCTGAGCAAATTCGTGAGCGTAATATTACAGCAGTTCTTGTAACAGGTGTTATTCTCTTACTGTTTGGTGGACTTATTCTTGCTACGAGCAGTTGGGGAAGTTTGGGGGATGGCGCAAAGGTCTTCTTTATAAGCTTGATTGCTGTTGTATTTTTTGCCATGAGTGTTTTATCTTATAAACTAAAAATCTCGCAAACTGCTTTCGCTTTTCTAACTCTTGCTAGCTTGTTTATTCCAATAACCATTCTCTCAGCCTCTTATTATGAACTATTTGGTTCTTACTTTTCGCTATATGGAGAAGGACGTTGGTTTTTAGGAGTACTATCAGGACTAGTACTTTTCTTTTTATACAAGAGAATCGCAGAACGCTTTCAGTCTAAATTATTTACTGTCTTATCTCTTATTATGTTTACAATGTCTATTATTACAGGGCTAGTTTATGTCACACCAAATGCTGAAAGTTTCTTTGTTGCTCTCGTTCTAGTCAACATTCTACTAACTGTTATGAGTGAAAAAATTAAAGAAAGAAAATCATTTGCTGTTTTTAAAGAAAATGCGAACTCTTTTCTTAAAATAAAAATTACAGCAGAAGCATTTGTTATTCTTTGTCTCTATCATCATTCTGCTTTATATGCAACTGCTCTTTTACTTCTTTCTATTCTCTTTCTGATGATGTTTTTAAAAGGTTGGCATTTTCTATATCAAATTGGATTTAGCTTATCTTTTGTTTGGGGATATGTTTTATTCGTAGACACAACAATCCTTACTGAAATTAATTCTATCGCTATTTCTATGCTACCGTTATTTTTTATTGTTCTTTACATGTTTTTAAAGAGAAACGCCGTTTTAGCTCGTAACTTTCAATACTCATTCATTGGATTAACGCTTTCCGCTTTGTTTTACATTCATATTAGTGAATTTTCTTTACAGCCAAGTGTTGAATATTTATGTTCACTTGCTTTGCTTACTTTACAGCAGTTTTTTGTCACACTTTATATGAAAAACAATCTGTTTTCTATTTCAACTTTAACACTCTTTGTTTTCTTTATCTTTAGAAGTACAGAAGGCTTAGATTTATCACCTTTAATGAAAGATTGGATAACTTTTTGCATTGCTGCTGCTCTTTACATCTTCTGCTTTTTATATAGTAAAAAGCAGTGGGAAGTATTTCAGCTTGGCGGGGTAATCGTTCCAATATTAACAGGACTTTTTGTATTATCTGATATGCTTGCAAGACTAGAGTGGGAGAGTCTTGTTGTTGCATTTATGTTGTTAACTCTGATCTTTTTCTTAACTTTCAAGAAAGAAAAGAATCCATCTCTCAGTCTATATGGAGTTCCAATTAGCCTTTTGCTTTCTCTCCTTTGCTTTCTAGGTATTGTGAACACAGAGACATATATGGAAAGTGTAGGAACAAGTGGACATTTTGCACTTTGTGCACTTGTGATGGTGGGCATGGCTTTTATAATAAAGCAAGTAAATCTTAGTTCTTTTTTTAGACCATTCTTCATTGTTGCTCATAGCTCATATGCTATAGCTCTTTTTACTCTTTTATATGAATGGTTTATATTACAGGATAGTACACCAATTTTAATTTTCCTAGGTGGTACTCTTCTTTATACGCTTACACTGCGAACATTCAAATCTCGCTATTTATGGCTTCCATTAGCAATTTCAAGTTTGTTCACTTATCTATCTCTGCTAAATATCTTTCAGTGGCAAACAGCTCAGCCATATGCAAGTTTTCTTCTAACAGGTGGCGTACTATTTTTAGCTCTTTCCTATACGGTAAAAAAATATAGCACGTACGGTCACTTTATTCTTTTTTGGATGAGTCATTGTGTAACATCTTTTAGTCTATTTTTCACAATACTTTTTGATGCGCTCACGACAATAGACAGCTATCTATATACACTACCAGTCCTATGTTACGCCGTTAGTGCTTTCTACAGTGAAAAACTGTGGCAAAAATATTTATTCACATTTTTTAGCCTTTCAACTGTTTGCATAAGCTTGCTATCTGTTGTTGAAAAAATTAATAATCTAAATCTCTACTATGCGCATGGATTTTCATTAACAGCCCTTCTAGCAGCTTTGCTATGGTTAAAAACAAAAGGGGTTTGGAAAACGATTTTTGAGCATTATTGTCTTGGTATTTTAACATTGTCTATTCTAGTTTATTTAGGAGAAACAGCTGGAATTGTTGATTTTAAAAACTTTCTTGTTGTTGTTTCGCTTATTTGCTTTATGATTTATCTGTTGAACAAAAGACATTTATATATACAAATCATTTTTCCTCTATTTTGTGGGACCATATTTTATATGAGATTTATCTTCTCATCAATAGCAATAGTAAGTGTGACTGTAAGCCTTTTGCTTATCTTGCTTATGCTATTTTTCAATTATCGTTGGAAAGAAGAAGAGAAGATATCGATGCGAGTTCTTCCTTATCAGATGTTTGGATTTCTTTATATTATTGTCTTAAATGTAAGGGTATTTTCAAATCCTGAAAATTTTTGGGTTCAGTTTCTAGCAAGTATCTTTGTTCCTTTATACATTTTTGCTTTATCGATACAATATAAGTTAACAAAGATTGAAAAAGGGTACAGAGCGCTCATTATTGCTACAGCTTTCTATCCATACAGCGTTGTTTTACATCACATCGATATACCAACGCTTATTGAGCTTGAAGTATATGCTGTCCCAATTATTGTTATTTGGACATTTATATTCAGAATACTTTTCCCTACTAGTCACTCGATGGGATTAATTGAAATTGGTTCTGTTTGCATCTTCTTCATTGTTCTTATTATAGACGCACTGAACAGCAACACAGTAAACGATGCTATTTTGCTCGGGGCGTTAGCAGTCCTCTCAGCTCTAATAGGATTTATTCTAAAATTTAAATCTTATTTCTTAGGCGGAGTTGGAACTATCCTGTTAAATATTTATTTGCAAACCGATAGTTTGTGGGGAAATCTACCTTGGTGGCTTTATCTTATTCTAGGTGGAGGCTTTTTAATCGCTGTTGCTAGTTTCTTCGAATGGCGCAAACAAAAGGATCAAACAACATCCCAAGAGATTTTAAAACGGAATAAAGATAGACTTAAAGCCTGGTTCAAAAAATGGTCCTAAGTTGTATAAAAGAACGGAAAAAGGGCATGATAATAGTGTATTCCCCCTTTGTTAAATGGAAGTACTTCCGTAGTACTTCTATTTTTTTAACCTTCTTAATTACCTAGATAAAAGCCTTCATTTCTACTGATAGAAATGAAGGCTTTTACTGTCTATTTGATTTTTAAATTTGCTTTGTTCCAAACTTCTTTTCAATTTCGTTCATAAGAATATCTGCGCCTTCTTTGCTTAATACAATTTTACCGTTTAATAGGCTCAAATTCTCACTGCTAACTTCTCCTGTAATCATGCATTCTTGATGTGCTCGGTATTTTTTTAGAATAATCTGTTCGTGATCCAGGTACATCTCTACTGGCTCTTTTGCTTCTAAATTTAGTACTCTTCTTAACTCTTTTGGAAGGACGATCCTTCCTAATTCATCAACTTTACGCACCATACCTGTCGTTTTCATTTTTCTTCCCCCTCACCAGATTATAACTATCCGATACATCATTTATTGTACGCTATCCAAAAGCTTCTTTCACCTTTTCTACTAAAAAAATTATAGCTTTGCAAGATAATGAATGGCTTCAAAAAAATCACCCACAATAAGCTCTGTTGTAGGTGGATAACCTTGCTGAGCAAAATGTCCTCTTAGTCTTATTGCATTTAGTGTATGAACATCAACAGCGTGAACAGCTTCTACTAAAAATCCTTCTTTCATTGCTTTGCATTGAGCAAGTGGTGGAACAGCTAAAGCATTATAGCCAATGCTTTCTACTACCTTTTTACTCATCGCATGTGGAACAGCAACAAGAGAGCTTGTTTCTAGCTTTTTATGATCACAAGCTACATTTAGCGCATATTTCCAAAGAGGGACAGGGTGTGTTAGAGGATCGATCTGCTTATTCAGTGCTACATCAATACCAGACTGAATAGCCTTAGCAAAAGGAAATAAATCTTGAGCCGGAATTGTAAAATCACTATCTACAAACAATAAAATATCTCCTTGTGCGAGTGAAGCTCCCACTCCTCTTCCAACATCGTGGCCTAGTCGGTTTTCAAAAAGAACAACTGTTGCTCCGAGACTTTTGGCATATTCCTCTGTCTCATCTGTTGATCCGTTGATTACAACAATAATTTCAAGGGGTTCGAGCTGCCTTGCCTGAGAGATAACACTTTTAATATACTTTGCTTCATTTTGCGCTGGAACAATAACAGATAACTGTTGGCCGTCATAAAGAGTAGAGCGAACCCCCCACCCCTTTTGAACATTATAGTTTTGTATTGCTAAAATCTCTCGATTTCTTCCAACGTCCTTATATCCCCCTCTTTTGTCTCGTAAGAGCTCTTTACTAATACTTTCTACATGTTCCTTTATTACCCTCTTTTCTGAACACGATATTTTATGAAAAAATCCATTATGATGAGAAGGCCGAAATCTATTTAGCGTCTTTGTATCTATTTAATGTCTATGTTCAATTCTGCCCGCAACTTTCAACGTTTCTATAAAAGCTTCAACACTATAAGTACTTTTAATAAAATCACTTTTCACAAGAACTTCTTTTGTTAAAGCAAAAGGTGCTTTACAAAACGAACCTTTCCCACACTCTTTATGTCCTTTCCATTCAGCAACCAGTTTCTTCCAAACCTCTGTTGAGGAATGTTCTTTAGGATTCTTGTTAACTGTCACATCACAGTTTCCAAAAAGAATAGAAGTGAGAAACTGCTGAAGTTCCGAAAAAGGGAGTGCAAAGTCAGCATCGAGAAAAAGCAATACATCTCCGTTTGCTTTTTTGGCTCCTTCGACTCGAGCTGAATGCTGACCAAGCTTCTCAGTATGTTCAATTACAATACATCCGTTCTCTTTCGCAATTGTACTAGAATGATCTGTACAACCGTTTGCAACAACAATAATTTCTAATGGTTGAAAAAGTTTAATTCCTGTAATAACAGCTTTAAGTGTCTTTTCTTCATTAAAAACAGGGATAATAACAGAAAGTGATCTCATGTTTATCCTCCTATATTTTCTATGCTGTTATTACTCTATTCAACTCTTGCTTTATGTGTTATCTAATCTTTCTAGAACCTCTTGATTTCTTCCTCCATCTGTGAAACCTCCACGTTTATCCGTTTTTTGAATTAAATGATGAAGAGCTTCAGCATGGTCTCCTAAAATTCGTTCTGTTGAAGATGGAAGATTATTGTTCAATTTCTTATGATCTTTTCGAATTCTATTTGTTGTAATAACATCTACTTCGTGAACCGCCTCAACGCTAAATCCATGTTCAATTGCTAGAACTTGAGCAAGTGGTGGAACAATTAATGTTTCATAACCAATTTTCTCAAAAACTTCGCGCCGAATCGCATGAGGAATAGCTGTCATTGTGTTAATAGAAAGATCCTGTCTTTTGGCTGCAAGCATAAGAGCTTGCTTTGCTGCACTTATACAGTGAATAGGATGAAAGCGATCTAAAAAGCTGTCCAAATCATTTACCGCTACATGAATACCTTTTGCACCTGCTTCCAAAAATGGGCGCAATTCCTCTGCTTTAATAACAATATCTCCGTCTACAAACAAGCAAACTTCCCCATTACTATGAATAGCTCCGATAGCTCTTGGAACATTATGACCTAGAGAATAAGGGAAATCAAGGACAATCGCTCCCATGCTTCTCGCCTTTTTAATTGTCTCGCGATCAGCTCCATTCCCAATAACAATAATCTCTTCTACTCCAGCTTTTCTCACTTCTTCAATGACGCCCATAATTGTTTCTTTTTCTTCTCCAACTGGAATCACGGCACTATATTTTATCTTTTTTCTCCATCTACGAGCAAACTTTCCGTAATGATCTAAAACGCTACGCTTTCTTGGCCCATCTGTTAAGCCGCCCCGCTTTCCTTTCTCATTGAGAAGATAAGAAATCGCCTCAATATGATCGCCAATAATTAGATTTGTAGAAGACGGCAGCCCATCTATAAGCGTTCGGTGCGTTGCCTTAATTTTATTTGTTGTGACAACGTCAACGGCAGCGGGTGCACTAATTTTCATTCCTGCTAAAACAGCAATTGTTTGGGCAAGAGGTGGAACAGCTAAGTTCTTATAGCCAATTCGCTCTGCTGCTTTCTTGCTCATAGCATGGGGAATAGCTACAAGGGAATTCACGTGAAGATCTTCTCTCTTCAGCATGAAATTTAGCGTAAGCTTCCATACTGCTACAAAATGTGCCCGAACTTTACGGTAAAGCGTCCAGGACAAGTTGTTTAATGCAATGTCCTGGCCACTTTGAATTGCTTTAACAAAAGGACGCAACTTTGTATGGTGTATAGGAATGTCTCCATCAAGAAAAAGCAAAATATCACCTTTTGCTTCTTTTGCGCCTACTGCTCTTCCAACGTCAATACCTAACTTTTCCTCAAAAGAAATCACTCTACAGTTTAAACTTCGTGCAATTTCCTCTGTATTATCTGTTGATCCATTTGCAACAATAATGATTTCAAATGGATTTAATCCTTTTGCTTCCTTGATAACGTTTGCTATTGTATCTCCTTCATCACATGCGGGAATAATGATAGACAGCTTCATGCCGTCTCACTCTGGCTTTCAAATAATCTTACATATGTGATAATATCCAGACGGACTGTGACGTCTTCTGATGGAATATAAGGTGAATAGTTACTTGAAGTACGAATAACAGCAACGCTTTCACCTACAGACATTAATGTGCCTGTTAAAATGTCTACAGGTGTGATAATTTGCACAAGCGATCCCACTGCTTCTCTTAATGCCTCATTAAACATATAAATAGCCTCCTCTCTATTAAGCTTGATAGATTGCAATAATGCTATCAAAAGGTAATAAAATCGTAGTCTCTGAGCTTTCTTCGAGAACTAGATAGTCTTCTCCAACTAAAACAATCGTTCCATTTAACATATTTACTGTTGTTGAAATGACCACTTCTTGATTCAAGTATTGTTCTGCAATCTCTTTAAAAGGAGATTCTTCACTTTCTTCTAAAATACTCAAAAGGTATTCTCTGAACTCGTCAGAAAATAGCACTTCTTCTACAGCTTCTTTTGTATGCTTTTCAATAAATTCACCAAAAGCATTTGAAAATAGGATATCTCTTATTCGTTTTACAACGGATTTGAAGCAAATAAACAACACAACATAACCTCCAATCAGTTCTATCCGTATTCTATGCAACAGGCTTATCCATGCTGCTTTAATAATATATACATTTGGATAAAATTCGTGAGGTAGAGAAGCCTATTTTCCAGCCTATTTCTATAAAAATGGGACATTAACTAGAAAAAAGAGAAGGCTTCATAGAGCCCTCTCCTTTGTTCATATTATTGATGACTATCTTGATACAAATGGATTTCCCTCAATCCAAAAACGCCAAGGGTAATCTCTTGCTTCTCCGCTATTCTCAATTCCTATTCTTGGCCCACTGCTAATTTGATTTGGTAAGATACCTTTTTTAATATAGAGAGGTGGTTGGCGAATATCGTGTCCATAATCCTCCATTGTGATCCCTAATGCTTTTGTAAGCTTTCCAGGTCCATTTGTAAGCTGCACTTCTTTTTTCACAGCCTGCCCTCTCCGTTCATACATCAGCGGAATACCTGTAGCAGGCTCTACAGCCCTTATGAGAACAGCCTCAGGTTTGCCTTCTTCAGCGCTTACAATATTCACCAAACAATGTCTATGCATTGTGTATGTATAAACATACCCCTGTTTTCCAAACATTACTTCCGTT includes:
- a CDS encoding AbrB/MazE/SpoVT family DNA-binding domain-containing protein, which gives rise to MKTTGMVRKVDELGRIVLPKELRRVLNLEAKEPVEMYLDHEQIILKKYRAHQECMITGEVSSENLSLLNGKIVLSKEGADILMNEIEKKFGTKQI
- a CDS encoding glycosyltransferase family 2 protein, producing MDTKTLNRFRPSHHNGFFHKISCSEKRVIKEHVESISKELLRDKRGGYKDVGRNREILAIQNYNVQKGWGVRSTLYDGQQLSVIVPAQNEAKYIKSVISQARQLEPLEIIVVINGSTDETEEYAKSLGATVVLFENRLGHDVGRGVGASLAQGDILLFVDSDFTIPAQDLFPFAKAIQSGIDVALNKQIDPLTHPVPLWKYALNVACDHKKLETSSLVAVPHAMSKKVVESIGYNALAVPPLAQCKAMKEGFLVEAVHAVDVHTLNAIRLRGHFAQQGYPPTTELIVGDFFEAIHYLAKL
- a CDS encoding glycosyltransferase family 2 protein encodes the protein MRSLSVIIPVFNEEKTLKAVITGIKLFQPLEIIVVANGCTDHSSTIAKENGCIVIEHTEKLGQHSARVEGAKKANGDVLLFLDADFALPFSELQQFLTSILFGNCDVTVNKNPKEHSSTEVWKKLVAEWKGHKECGKGSFCKAPFALTKEVLVKSDFIKSTYSVEAFIETLKVAGRIEHRH
- a CDS encoding glycosyltransferase family 2 protein, with product MKLSIIIPACDEGDTIANVIKEAKGLNPFEIIIVANGSTDNTEEIARSLNCRVISFEEKLGIDVGRAVGAKEAKGDILLFLDGDIPIHHTKLRPFVKAIQSGQDIALNNLSWTLYRKVRAHFVAVWKLTLNFMLKREDLHVNSLVAIPHAMSKKAAERIGYKNLAVPPLAQTIAVLAGMKISAPAAVDVVTTNKIKATHRTLIDGLPSSTNLIIGDHIEAISYLLNEKGKRGGLTDGPRKRSVLDHYGKFARRWRKKIKYSAVIPVGEEKETIMGVIEEVRKAGVEEIIVIGNGADRETIKKARSMGAIVLDFPYSLGHNVPRAIGAIHSNGEVCLFVDGDIVIKAEELRPFLEAGAKGIHVAVNDLDSFLDRFHPIHCISAAKQALMLAAKRQDLSINTMTAIPHAIRREVFEKIGYETLIVPPLAQVLAIEHGFSVEAVHEVDVITTNRIRKDHKKLNNNLPSSTERILGDHAEALHHLIQKTDKRGGFTDGGRNQEVLERLDNT
- a CDS encoding DUF2642 domain-containing protein, coding for MLFICFKSVVKRIRDILFSNAFGEFIEKHTKEAVEEVLFSDEFREYLLSILEESEESPFKEIAEQYLNQEVVISTTVNMLNGTIVLVGEDYLVLEESSETTILLPFDSIIAIYQA
- a CDS encoding DNA-3-methyladenine glycosylase, whose protein sequence is MDFQPEFFTQPTIELAQSLLGCLLIKETEDGIASGYIVETEAYKGPEDRAAHSFNNRRTKRTEVMFGKQGYVYTYTMHRHCLVNIVSAEEGKPEAVLIRAVEPATGIPLMYERRGQAVKKEVQLTNGPGKLTKALGITMEDYGHDIRQPPLYIKKGILPNQISSGPRIGIENSGEARDYPWRFWIEGNPFVSR